One genomic segment of Strix aluco isolate bStrAlu1 chromosome 7, bStrAlu1.hap1, whole genome shotgun sequence includes these proteins:
- the ZDHHC16 gene encoding palmitoyltransferase ZDHHC16 isoform X3, whose amino-acid sequence MRSRQRMFAAVMRLLLKCLRLGRRRRFKLVRQAEQLWHYGHLCLRSLLYNSFTNGDVVLDSLFEPVYWLVDHVTRWFGVVFVALVIGLTSSIVAIVYICLLPLILQTYTPAWICWHLAYGHWNLIMIVFHYYMAITTSPGHPPQTKDDLTGVSVCRKCIAPKPARTHHCSICNRCVLKMDHHCPWLNNCVGHYNHRYFFSFCLFMTMGCIYCSISGWEMFRDAYAAIERMKLLEKERLQVAANQVGHPCPPAAPGSVEQSCPAGWVPLGALLSRHTTRPRHPPSPSASELSTRAWSTSGSCAALWRWLWVPSRCGMLPSSLVGKPASSGTSTRRRGRGCRRKARSSGTPTVTAAGITGRCFWAWTCQGTGSPASCCPLLTCPTGQA is encoded by the exons ATGAGGAGCCGGCAGCGGATGTTTGCGGCGGTGATGCGCCTGCTCCTCAAGTGCCTGCGGCTGGGCCGGCGGCGGCGATTTAAGCTGGTGCGGCAGGCGGAGCAGCTGTGGCACTACGGGCACCTCTGCCTCCGCTCCCTGCTCTACAACTCCTTCACCAACGGCGACGTGGTGCTCGACTCCCTCTTCGAGCCCGTCTACTGGCTGGTGGACCACGTCACCCGGTGGTTCGGCGTG GTGTTTGTGGCCCTGGTGATTGGGCTGACGAGCTCCATCGTGGCCATCGTGTACATTTGCCTGCTGCCCCTCATCCTGCAGACCTACACGCCTGCCTGGATCTGCTGGCACCTCGCCTACGGACACTGGAACCTCATCATGATCGTCTTCCACTACTACATGGCCATCACCACCTCGCCCGGGCACCCACCGCAG ACCAAGGACGATCTCACCGGCGTCTCCGTCTGCAGGAAATGCATTGCCCCCAAGCCGGCTCGCACCCACCACTGCAGCATCTGCAACAG gTGCGTGCTGAAGATGGATCACCACTGCC CCTGGCTAAACAACTGCGTGGGACACTACAACCACCGCTACTTCTTCTCCTTCTGCCTGTTCATGACCATGGGCTGCATCTACTGCAGCATCAGTGGCTGGGAGATGTTCCGGGACGCCTACGCAGCCATCGAG AGAATGAAACTGCTTGAGAAGGAGAGACTGCAGGTGGCTGCCAACCAGGTGggacatccctgtcccccagctgCTCCGGGCAGTGtggagcagagctgccctgcaggCTGGGTCCCACTTGGGGCCCTGCTCTCAAG ACATACTACCAGACCCCGCCACCCACCTTCTCCTTCCGCCAGCGAGCTTTCCACAAGAGCGTGGTCTACCTCTGGGTCCTGTGCAG CTCTGTGGCGCTGGCTTTGGGTGCCCTCACGCTGTGGCATGCTGCCCTCATCACTCGTGGGGAAACCAGCATCGAGCGGCACATCAACAAGAAGGAGAGGCAGAGGCTGCAGAAGAAAGGCAAG GTCTTCAGGAACCCCTACAGTTACGGCAGCTGGGATAACTGGAAGGTGTTTCTGGGCGTGGACATGCCAAG GCACTGGCTCACCCGCGTCctgctgccctctcctcacctgcCCCACGGGACAGGCCTGA
- the EXOSC1 gene encoding exosome complex component CSL4, whose protein sequence is MAPPARYCVPGERLCSVDEATAGGGTYTRHGFIFSSLAGCLEKRSEDSGLPVVSVVRDAESQLLPDVGAVVTCKVCSINSRFAKVHILYVGSTPLKSTFRGTIRREDIRATEKDKVEVYKSFRPGDIVLAKVISLGDAQSNYLLSTAENELGVVVARSEAGVHMVPISWCEMQCPRTHTKDFRKVARVQPQFLQT, encoded by the exons ATGGCGCCTCCCGCACGGTACTGCGTCCCCG GCGAGCGGCTGTGCAGTGTGGACGAGGCCACGGCTGGCGGCGGGACCTACACCCGGCACGGCTTCATCTTCTCCTCGCTGGCTGgctgcctggagaagaggagcgAGGACAGCGGG ctgcctgttgTGTCAGTGGTGAGAGATGCTGAGAGCCAGCTCCTGCCCGATGTGGGGGCCGTGGTGACGTGCAAG GTTTGCAGCATTAACTCTCGCTTTGCCAAGGTGCACATCCTGTACGTCGGCTCCACACCACTGAAATCCACCTTCAGGGGGACCATACG GAGAGAAGATATTCGAGCCACAGAGAAAGATAAG GTAGAAGTGTACAAGAGTTTCCGCCCTGGTGACATAGTCCTGGCCAAAGTC ATCTCCCTGGGGGACGCACAGTCCAACTACCTGCTGAGCACGGCAGAGAACGAGCTGGGTGTGGTGGTGGCACGCAGCGAGGCAG GGGTGCACATGGTGCCCATCAGCTGGTGTGAGATGCAGTGCCCGCGGACGCACACCAAGGACTTCCGTAAGGTGGCCCGTGTGCAGCCCCAGTTCCTGCAGACCTAG
- the PGAM1 gene encoding phosphoglycerate mutase 1, translated as MAAYRLVLVRHGESAWNLENRFSGWYDADLSPAGQQEARRGGEALRDAGYEFDICFTSVQKRAIRTLWTVLDAIDQMWLPVIRTWRLNERHYGALTGLNKAETAAKHGEAQVKIWRRSYDIPPPPMQSDHPFYSTISKDRRYADLTEDQLPTCESLKDTIARALPFWNEEIVPQIKEGKRVLIAAHGNSLRGIVKHLEGMSEEAIMELNLPTGIPIVYELDKNLKPVKPMQFLGDEETVRKAMEAVAAQGKVKK; from the exons ATGGCCGCCTACCGCCTCGTCCTCGTCCGCCACGGCGAGAGCGCCTGGAACCTGGAGAACCGCTTCAGCGGTTGGTACGATGCTGATCTCAGCCCCGCTGGTCAGCAAgaggcgcggcgcggcggcgagGCCCTCCGAG ATGCCGGCTACGAGTTCGACATCTGCTTCACCTCGGTACAGAAACGGGCCATCCGTACCCTCTGGACCGTACTGGACGCCATCGATCAGATGTGGTTACCCGTTATCCGAACCTGGCGCCTGAACGAGAGGCACTACGGGGCTCTCACCGGTTTGAACAAGGCTGAGACGGCAGCGAAGCACGGCGAGGCGCAGGTGAAGATCTGGAGGCGCTCGTACGACATCCCTCCGCCTCCCATGCAGTCCGATCACCCCTTCTACAGCACCATCAGCAAG GACCGTCGCTACGCTGACCTGACGGAGGACCAGCTGCCGACATGTGAGAGCTTGAAGGACACCATCGCCCGGGCTCTGCCTTTCTGGAATGAGGAAATTGTCCCGCAGATCAAAGAGGGAAAGCGAGTCCTTATTGCTGCCCACGGCAACAGCCTGCGTGGGATTGTCAAGCACCTGGAAG GCATGTCAGAAGAGGCCATCATGGAGCTGAACCTGCCCACCGGCATCCCTATTGTCTACGAGCTGGACAAGAACCTGAAACCCGTCAAGCCCATGCAGTTCCTGGGGGATGAGGAGACGGTGCGCAAGGCCATGGAAGCTGTCGCTGCTCAGGGCAAGGTCAAGAAGTGA
- the ZDHHC16 gene encoding palmitoyltransferase ZDHHC16 isoform X2, protein MRSRQRMFAAVMRLLLKCLRLGRRRRFKLVRQAEQLWHYGHLCLRSLLYNSFTNGDVVLDSLFEPVYWLVDHVTRWFGVVFVALVIGLTSSIVAIVYICLLPLILQTYTPAWICWHLAYGHWNLIMIVFHYYMAITTSPGHPPQTKDDLTGVSVCRKCIAPKPARTHHCSICNRHTTRPRHPPSPSASELSTRAWSTSGSCAALWRWLWVPSRCGMLPSSLVGKPASSGTSTRRRGRGCRRKARSSGTPTVTAAGITGRCFWAWTCQGKVLGKPLPGKVVAQQHVGVLDLGAVLGQLGQRTASSPCSAPLWALQGTEDPGISCLVAPQPCPGVSPLQRVLAKELSCQQLRDTCSQPWCGSAEPRSAGTSAVCCGLTPLPTGTGSPASCCPLLTCPTGQA, encoded by the exons ATGAGGAGCCGGCAGCGGATGTTTGCGGCGGTGATGCGCCTGCTCCTCAAGTGCCTGCGGCTGGGCCGGCGGCGGCGATTTAAGCTGGTGCGGCAGGCGGAGCAGCTGTGGCACTACGGGCACCTCTGCCTCCGCTCCCTGCTCTACAACTCCTTCACCAACGGCGACGTGGTGCTCGACTCCCTCTTCGAGCCCGTCTACTGGCTGGTGGACCACGTCACCCGGTGGTTCGGCGTG GTGTTTGTGGCCCTGGTGATTGGGCTGACGAGCTCCATCGTGGCCATCGTGTACATTTGCCTGCTGCCCCTCATCCTGCAGACCTACACGCCTGCCTGGATCTGCTGGCACCTCGCCTACGGACACTGGAACCTCATCATGATCGTCTTCCACTACTACATGGCCATCACCACCTCGCCCGGGCACCCACCGCAG ACCAAGGACGATCTCACCGGCGTCTCCGTCTGCAGGAAATGCATTGCCCCCAAGCCGGCTCGCACCCACCACTGCAGCATCTGCAACAG ACATACTACCAGACCCCGCCACCCACCTTCTCCTTCCGCCAGCGAGCTTTCCACAAGAGCGTGGTCTACCTCTGGGTCCTGTGCAG CTCTGTGGCGCTGGCTTTGGGTGCCCTCACGCTGTGGCATGCTGCCCTCATCACTCGTGGGGAAACCAGCATCGAGCGGCACATCAACAAGAAGGAGAGGCAGAGGCTGCAGAAGAAAGGCAAG GTCTTCAGGAACCCCTACAGTTACGGCAGCTGGGATAACTGGAAGGTGTTTCTGGGCGTGGACATGCCAAGGTAAAGTTCTGGGGAAGCCCCTGCCCGGGAAGGTGGTGGCTCAGCAGCACGTGGGGGTGCTGGACCTTGGGGCTGTCCTtgggcagctggggcagaggacagccagcagcccctgctctgcgCCACTCTGGGCTTTGCAAGGCACGGAGGACCCAGGCATCAGCTGCCTTGTGGCTcctcagccctgccctggggtGAGCCCTTTGCAGAGAGTCCTGGCCAAGGAGCTCAGCTGTCAGCAGCTCAGGGACACGTGCTCACAGCCCTGGTGTGGCTCTGCAGAGCCGAGAAGCGCTGGCACTTCAGCTGTTTGCTGTGGCctcactcctctccccacagGCACTGGCTCACCCGCGTCctgctgccctctcctcacctgcCCCACGGGACAGGCCTGA
- the ZDHHC16 gene encoding palmitoyltransferase ZDHHC16 isoform X1, with the protein MRSRQRMFAAVMRLLLKCLRLGRRRRFKLVRQAEQLWHYGHLCLRSLLYNSFTNGDVVLDSLFEPVYWLVDHVTRWFGVVFVALVIGLTSSIVAIVYICLLPLILQTYTPAWICWHLAYGHWNLIMIVFHYYMAITTSPGHPPQTKDDLTGVSVCRKCIAPKPARTHHCSICNRCVLKMDHHCPWLNNCVGHYNHRYFFSFCLFMTMGCIYCSISGWEMFRDAYAAIERMKLLEKERLQVAANQVGHPCPPAAPGSVEQSCPAGWVPLGALLSRHTTRPRHPPSPSASELSTRAWSTSGSCAALWRWLWVPSRCGMLPSSLVGKPASSGTSTRRRGRGCRRKARSSGTPTVTAAGITGRCFWAWTCQGKVLGKPLPGKVVAQQHVGVLDLGAVLGQLGQRTASSPCSAPLWALQGTEDPGISCLVAPQPCPGVSPLQRVLAKELSCQQLRDTCSQPWCGSAEPRSAGTSAVCCGLTPLPTGTGSPASCCPLLTCPTGQA; encoded by the exons ATGAGGAGCCGGCAGCGGATGTTTGCGGCGGTGATGCGCCTGCTCCTCAAGTGCCTGCGGCTGGGCCGGCGGCGGCGATTTAAGCTGGTGCGGCAGGCGGAGCAGCTGTGGCACTACGGGCACCTCTGCCTCCGCTCCCTGCTCTACAACTCCTTCACCAACGGCGACGTGGTGCTCGACTCCCTCTTCGAGCCCGTCTACTGGCTGGTGGACCACGTCACCCGGTGGTTCGGCGTG GTGTTTGTGGCCCTGGTGATTGGGCTGACGAGCTCCATCGTGGCCATCGTGTACATTTGCCTGCTGCCCCTCATCCTGCAGACCTACACGCCTGCCTGGATCTGCTGGCACCTCGCCTACGGACACTGGAACCTCATCATGATCGTCTTCCACTACTACATGGCCATCACCACCTCGCCCGGGCACCCACCGCAG ACCAAGGACGATCTCACCGGCGTCTCCGTCTGCAGGAAATGCATTGCCCCCAAGCCGGCTCGCACCCACCACTGCAGCATCTGCAACAG gTGCGTGCTGAAGATGGATCACCACTGCC CCTGGCTAAACAACTGCGTGGGACACTACAACCACCGCTACTTCTTCTCCTTCTGCCTGTTCATGACCATGGGCTGCATCTACTGCAGCATCAGTGGCTGGGAGATGTTCCGGGACGCCTACGCAGCCATCGAG AGAATGAAACTGCTTGAGAAGGAGAGACTGCAGGTGGCTGCCAACCAGGTGggacatccctgtcccccagctgCTCCGGGCAGTGtggagcagagctgccctgcaggCTGGGTCCCACTTGGGGCCCTGCTCTCAAG ACATACTACCAGACCCCGCCACCCACCTTCTCCTTCCGCCAGCGAGCTTTCCACAAGAGCGTGGTCTACCTCTGGGTCCTGTGCAG CTCTGTGGCGCTGGCTTTGGGTGCCCTCACGCTGTGGCATGCTGCCCTCATCACTCGTGGGGAAACCAGCATCGAGCGGCACATCAACAAGAAGGAGAGGCAGAGGCTGCAGAAGAAAGGCAAG GTCTTCAGGAACCCCTACAGTTACGGCAGCTGGGATAACTGGAAGGTGTTTCTGGGCGTGGACATGCCAAGGTAAAGTTCTGGGGAAGCCCCTGCCCGGGAAGGTGGTGGCTCAGCAGCACGTGGGGGTGCTGGACCTTGGGGCTGTCCTtgggcagctggggcagaggacagccagcagcccctgctctgcgCCACTCTGGGCTTTGCAAGGCACGGAGGACCCAGGCATCAGCTGCCTTGTGGCTcctcagccctgccctggggtGAGCCCTTTGCAGAGAGTCCTGGCCAAGGAGCTCAGCTGTCAGCAGCTCAGGGACACGTGCTCACAGCCCTGGTGTGGCTCTGCAGAGCCGAGAAGCGCTGGCACTTCAGCTGTTTGCTGTGGCctcactcctctccccacagGCACTGGCTCACCCGCGTCctgctgccctctcctcacctgcCCCACGGGACAGGCCTGA
- the ZDHHC16 gene encoding palmitoyltransferase ZDHHC16 isoform X5 produces the protein MRSRQRMFAAVMRLLLKCLRLGRRRRFKLVRQAEQLWHYGHLCLRSLLYNSFTNGDVVLDSLFEPVYWLVDHVTRWFGVVFVALVIGLTSSIVAIVYICLLPLILQTYTPAWICWHLAYGHWNLIMIVFHYYMAITTSPGHPPQTKDDLTGVSVCRKCIAPKPARTHHCSICNRCVLKMDHHCPWLNNCVGHYNHRYFFSFCLFMTMGCIYCSISGWEMFRDAYAAIETYYQTPPPTFSFRQRAFHKSVVYLWVLCSSVALALGALTLWHAALITRGETSIERHINKKERQRLQKKGKVFRNPYSYGSWDNWKVFLGVDMPRHWLTRVLLPSPHLPHGTGLSWDLPPCVTEQRSPLLAI, from the exons ATGAGGAGCCGGCAGCGGATGTTTGCGGCGGTGATGCGCCTGCTCCTCAAGTGCCTGCGGCTGGGCCGGCGGCGGCGATTTAAGCTGGTGCGGCAGGCGGAGCAGCTGTGGCACTACGGGCACCTCTGCCTCCGCTCCCTGCTCTACAACTCCTTCACCAACGGCGACGTGGTGCTCGACTCCCTCTTCGAGCCCGTCTACTGGCTGGTGGACCACGTCACCCGGTGGTTCGGCGTG GTGTTTGTGGCCCTGGTGATTGGGCTGACGAGCTCCATCGTGGCCATCGTGTACATTTGCCTGCTGCCCCTCATCCTGCAGACCTACACGCCTGCCTGGATCTGCTGGCACCTCGCCTACGGACACTGGAACCTCATCATGATCGTCTTCCACTACTACATGGCCATCACCACCTCGCCCGGGCACCCACCGCAG ACCAAGGACGATCTCACCGGCGTCTCCGTCTGCAGGAAATGCATTGCCCCCAAGCCGGCTCGCACCCACCACTGCAGCATCTGCAACAG gTGCGTGCTGAAGATGGATCACCACTGCC CCTGGCTAAACAACTGCGTGGGACACTACAACCACCGCTACTTCTTCTCCTTCTGCCTGTTCATGACCATGGGCTGCATCTACTGCAGCATCAGTGGCTGGGAGATGTTCCGGGACGCCTACGCAGCCATCGAG ACATACTACCAGACCCCGCCACCCACCTTCTCCTTCCGCCAGCGAGCTTTCCACAAGAGCGTGGTCTACCTCTGGGTCCTGTGCAG CTCTGTGGCGCTGGCTTTGGGTGCCCTCACGCTGTGGCATGCTGCCCTCATCACTCGTGGGGAAACCAGCATCGAGCGGCACATCAACAAGAAGGAGAGGCAGAGGCTGCAGAAGAAAGGCAAG GTCTTCAGGAACCCCTACAGTTACGGCAGCTGGGATAACTGGAAGGTGTTTCTGGGCGTGGACATGCCAAG GCACTGGCTCACCCGCGTCctgctgccctctcctcacctgcCCCACGGGACAGGCCTGAGCTGGGACCTGCCTCCCTGCGTGACCGAGCAGCGCTCACCGCTACTGGCCATCTGA
- the ZDHHC16 gene encoding palmitoyltransferase ZDHHC16 isoform X7, producing the protein MRSRQRMFAAVMRLLLKCLRLGRRRRFKLVRQAEQLWHYGHLCLRSLLYNSFTNGDVVLDSLFEPVYWLVDHVTRWFGVVFVALVIGLTSSIVAIVYICLLPLILQTYTPAWICWHLAYGHWNLIMIVFHYYMAITTSPGHPPQTKDDLTGVSVCRKCIAPKPARTHHCSICNRGSLAKQLRGTLQPPLLLLLLPVHDHGLHLLQHQWLGDVPGRLRSHRDILPDPATHLLLPPASFPQERGLPLGPVQLCGAGFGCPHAVACCPHHSWGNQHRAAHQQEGEAEAAEERQGLQEPLQLRQLG; encoded by the exons ATGAGGAGCCGGCAGCGGATGTTTGCGGCGGTGATGCGCCTGCTCCTCAAGTGCCTGCGGCTGGGCCGGCGGCGGCGATTTAAGCTGGTGCGGCAGGCGGAGCAGCTGTGGCACTACGGGCACCTCTGCCTCCGCTCCCTGCTCTACAACTCCTTCACCAACGGCGACGTGGTGCTCGACTCCCTCTTCGAGCCCGTCTACTGGCTGGTGGACCACGTCACCCGGTGGTTCGGCGTG GTGTTTGTGGCCCTGGTGATTGGGCTGACGAGCTCCATCGTGGCCATCGTGTACATTTGCCTGCTGCCCCTCATCCTGCAGACCTACACGCCTGCCTGGATCTGCTGGCACCTCGCCTACGGACACTGGAACCTCATCATGATCGTCTTCCACTACTACATGGCCATCACCACCTCGCCCGGGCACCCACCGCAG ACCAAGGACGATCTCACCGGCGTCTCCGTCTGCAGGAAATGCATTGCCCCCAAGCCGGCTCGCACCCACCACTGCAGCATCTGCAACAG AGGCAGCCTGGCTAAACAACTGCGTGGGACACTACAACCACCGCTACTTCTTCTCCTTCTGCCTGTTCATGACCATGGGCTGCATCTACTGCAGCATCAGTGGCTGGGAGATGTTCCGGGACGCCTACGCAGCCATCGAG ACATACTACCAGACCCCGCCACCCACCTTCTCCTTCCGCCAGCGAGCTTTCCACAAGAGCGTGGTCTACCTCTGGGTCCTGTGCAG CTCTGTGGCGCTGGCTTTGGGTGCCCTCACGCTGTGGCATGCTGCCCTCATCACTCGTGGGGAAACCAGCATCGAGCGGCACATCAACAAGAAGGAGAGGCAGAGGCTGCAGAAGAAAGGCAAG GTCTTCAGGAACCCCTACAGTTACGGCAGCTGGGATAA
- the ZDHHC16 gene encoding palmitoyltransferase ZDHHC16 isoform X6: MDHHCPWLNNCVGHYNHRYFFSFCLFMTMGCIYCSISGWEMFRDAYAAIERMKLLEKERLQVAANQVGHPCPPAAPGSVEQSCPAGWVPLGALLSRHTTRPRHPPSPSASELSTRAWSTSGSCAALWRWLWVPSRCGMLPSSLVGKPASSGTSTRRRGRGCRRKARSSGTPTVTAAGITGRCFWAWTCQGKVLGKPLPGKVVAQQHVGVLDLGAVLGQLGQRTASSPCSAPLWALQGTEDPGISCLVAPQPCPGVSPLQRVLAKELSCQQLRDTCSQPWCGSAEPRSAGTSAVCCGLTPLPTGTGSPASCCPLLTCPTGQA; this comes from the exons ATGGATCACCACTGCC CCTGGCTAAACAACTGCGTGGGACACTACAACCACCGCTACTTCTTCTCCTTCTGCCTGTTCATGACCATGGGCTGCATCTACTGCAGCATCAGTGGCTGGGAGATGTTCCGGGACGCCTACGCAGCCATCGAG AGAATGAAACTGCTTGAGAAGGAGAGACTGCAGGTGGCTGCCAACCAGGTGggacatccctgtcccccagctgCTCCGGGCAGTGtggagcagagctgccctgcaggCTGGGTCCCACTTGGGGCCCTGCTCTCAAG ACATACTACCAGACCCCGCCACCCACCTTCTCCTTCCGCCAGCGAGCTTTCCACAAGAGCGTGGTCTACCTCTGGGTCCTGTGCAG CTCTGTGGCGCTGGCTTTGGGTGCCCTCACGCTGTGGCATGCTGCCCTCATCACTCGTGGGGAAACCAGCATCGAGCGGCACATCAACAAGAAGGAGAGGCAGAGGCTGCAGAAGAAAGGCAAG GTCTTCAGGAACCCCTACAGTTACGGCAGCTGGGATAACTGGAAGGTGTTTCTGGGCGTGGACATGCCAAGGTAAAGTTCTGGGGAAGCCCCTGCCCGGGAAGGTGGTGGCTCAGCAGCACGTGGGGGTGCTGGACCTTGGGGCTGTCCTtgggcagctggggcagaggacagccagcagcccctgctctgcgCCACTCTGGGCTTTGCAAGGCACGGAGGACCCAGGCATCAGCTGCCTTGTGGCTcctcagccctgccctggggtGAGCCCTTTGCAGAGAGTCCTGGCCAAGGAGCTCAGCTGTCAGCAGCTCAGGGACACGTGCTCACAGCCCTGGTGTGGCTCTGCAGAGCCGAGAAGCGCTGGCACTTCAGCTGTTTGCTGTGGCctcactcctctccccacagGCACTGGCTCACCCGCGTCctgctgccctctcctcacctgcCCCACGGGACAGGCCTGA
- the ZDHHC16 gene encoding palmitoyltransferase ZDHHC16 isoform X4: MRSRQRMFAAVMRLLLKCLRLGRRRRFKLVRQAEQLWHYGHLCLRSLLYNSFTNGDVVLDSLFEPVYWLVDHVTRWFGVVFVALVIGLTSSIVAIVYICLLPLILQTYTPAWICWHLAYGHWNLIMIVFHYYMAITTSPGHPPQTKDDLTGVSVCRKCIAPKPARTHHCSICNRCVLKMDHHCPWLNNCVGHYNHRYFFSFCLFMTMGCIYCSISGWEMFRDAYAAIERMKLLEKERLQVAANQTYYQTPPPTFSFRQRAFHKSVVYLWVLCSSVALALGALTLWHAALITRGETSIERHINKKERQRLQKKGKVFRNPYSYGSWDNWKVFLGVDMPRHWLTRVLLPSPHLPHGTGLSWDLPPCVTEQRSPLLAI, translated from the exons ATGAGGAGCCGGCAGCGGATGTTTGCGGCGGTGATGCGCCTGCTCCTCAAGTGCCTGCGGCTGGGCCGGCGGCGGCGATTTAAGCTGGTGCGGCAGGCGGAGCAGCTGTGGCACTACGGGCACCTCTGCCTCCGCTCCCTGCTCTACAACTCCTTCACCAACGGCGACGTGGTGCTCGACTCCCTCTTCGAGCCCGTCTACTGGCTGGTGGACCACGTCACCCGGTGGTTCGGCGTG GTGTTTGTGGCCCTGGTGATTGGGCTGACGAGCTCCATCGTGGCCATCGTGTACATTTGCCTGCTGCCCCTCATCCTGCAGACCTACACGCCTGCCTGGATCTGCTGGCACCTCGCCTACGGACACTGGAACCTCATCATGATCGTCTTCCACTACTACATGGCCATCACCACCTCGCCCGGGCACCCACCGCAG ACCAAGGACGATCTCACCGGCGTCTCCGTCTGCAGGAAATGCATTGCCCCCAAGCCGGCTCGCACCCACCACTGCAGCATCTGCAACAG gTGCGTGCTGAAGATGGATCACCACTGCC CCTGGCTAAACAACTGCGTGGGACACTACAACCACCGCTACTTCTTCTCCTTCTGCCTGTTCATGACCATGGGCTGCATCTACTGCAGCATCAGTGGCTGGGAGATGTTCCGGGACGCCTACGCAGCCATCGAG AGAATGAAACTGCTTGAGAAGGAGAGACTGCAGGTGGCTGCCAACCAG ACATACTACCAGACCCCGCCACCCACCTTCTCCTTCCGCCAGCGAGCTTTCCACAAGAGCGTGGTCTACCTCTGGGTCCTGTGCAG CTCTGTGGCGCTGGCTTTGGGTGCCCTCACGCTGTGGCATGCTGCCCTCATCACTCGTGGGGAAACCAGCATCGAGCGGCACATCAACAAGAAGGAGAGGCAGAGGCTGCAGAAGAAAGGCAAG GTCTTCAGGAACCCCTACAGTTACGGCAGCTGGGATAACTGGAAGGTGTTTCTGGGCGTGGACATGCCAAG GCACTGGCTCACCCGCGTCctgctgccctctcctcacctgcCCCACGGGACAGGCCTGAGCTGGGACCTGCCTCCCTGCGTGACCGAGCAGCGCTCACCGCTACTGGCCATCTGA